One window of the Opisthocomus hoazin isolate bOpiHoa1 chromosome 12, bOpiHoa1.hap1, whole genome shotgun sequence genome contains the following:
- the LOC104339202 gene encoding arylamine N-acetyltransferase, pineal gland isozyme NAT-10: MNLEEYFARTGYKGSLEKQDLETLTSIFQHHIRAVPFENLSIHCGEKITLELEHVYNKIVRRKRGGWCMENNQLLGWVLKRLGYDASFLGAYVFNPHQNAYATTMTHLLVKVIIDGNAYIVDGGFGVSYQMWQPMELVSGKDQPQAPGIFRFTEKNAIWYLEKMRRKQYIPNQNFSNSDLLEKKECRKVYMFSLEPQTMEDFSSQCTYLQTSPDSLFIKKSICTLQTSDGFRALIGWTLTETTYNYKENMDLVEFVTLEDEDVEKTLKEKFNITLDRKLVPINIKGFYTI; the protein is encoded by the coding sequence ATGAACCTTGAAGAGTATTTTGCAAGAACTGGCTATAAAGGTTCCCTTGAAAAACAAGACCTGGAAACCTTAACCAGTATATTCCAGCACCACATCCGTGCTGTTCCCTTTGAAAACCTCAGCATCCACTGTGGCGAGAAAATTACTTTGGAGTTGGAGCACGTTTATAACAAAATCGTGCGGAGGAAGCGGGGTGGCTGGTGCATGGAAAACAACCAGCTGTTGGGCTGGGTCCTGAAACGCCTGGGGTACGATGCCAGCTTCCTGGGAGCATATGTGTTCAATCCACATCAAAATGCATATGCCACCACCATGACACATCTCCTTGTAAAGGTCATTATTGATGGCAATGCCTACATTGTCGATGGAGGCTTTGGTGTATCCTATCAGATGTGGCAACCAATGGAGCTTGTGTCGGGGAAAGACCAGCCCCAGGCTCCCGGCATCTTTCGCTTCACAGAAAAAAACGCCATCTGGTACCTTGAGAAAATGAGACGAAAACAATATATCCCAAATCAAAATTTCTCTAATTCTGATCTTCTGGAGAAAAAAGAGTGTCGGAAAGTTTATATGTTCAGCCTTGAGCCACAGACCATGGAAGATTTCAGTTCCCAATGCACATACCTTCAGACCTCTCCAGATTCCCTCTTCATAAAGAAGTCCATCTGCACCCTCCAGACCAGTGATGGCTTTCGTGCGCTAATTGGGTGGACCCTCACAGAGACCACATACAACTACAAGGAAAATATGGATCTGGTGGAATTTGTAACTCTTGAAGATGAAGACgtggaaaaaaccctcaaagagAAATTCAACATAACCCTAGATAGAAAACTTGTCCCAATTAACATCAAAGGATTTTACACAATCTAG
- the LOC104339201 gene encoding arylamine N-acetyltransferase, liver isozyme-like, with protein MNIQEYFARISYNESHKDADLQTLIVIFQHHIRAIPFENLSMHCSETIELDLPSIYNKIVRKKRGGWCLESNHLLFWALQELGYDVYILGGNSYDPAERAYTTEINHILLKVVIKGNSYIADAGFGGVYQMWQPLMLISGKDQPQMPGIFRFTEDNGTWYFEKVKRKHYVPEQSVPFADTPELGNIRKIYAFTLEPRHINDFQELNTYLQVSPDNILHKKSICSLQTTEGLYALVGWTFSEVKYNHMEDMDLLQITTLTDEEVEKTLKDKFSIVLENKLVPVNVRGLPPNLVDTI; from the coding sequence ATGAACATTCAAGAGTATTTTGCAAGAATTTCTTACAACGAGTCTCATAAGGATGCAGACTTACAAACCTTAATAGTCATCTTCCAGCATCACATCCGGGCAATTCCTTTTGAAAACCTTAGCATGCATTGCAGTGAGACCATCGAACTGGATTTACCATCTATTTATAATAAAATTGTGAGAAAGAAACGTGGTGGATGGTGCCTGGAAAGCAACCACCTTTTATTTTGGGCCTTGCAAGAATTAGGGTATGATGTCTATATTCTTGGAGGAAATAGTTATGACCCAGCAGAGAGGGCATACACTACTGAGATAAATCACATCCTGCTGAAGGTGGTGATCAAGGGAAATTCCTACATAGCAGATGCTGGTTTTGGTGGTGTCTATCAGATGTGGCAGCCATTGATGTTGATTTCTGGGAAAGATCAACCCCAGATGCCCGGTATCTTCCGCTTCACGGAAGACAATGGCACCTGGTACTTCGAGAAAGTCAAAAGGAAGCATTATGTTCCCGAGCAAAGTGTCCCTTTCGCTGATACTCCAGAACTGGGGAATATCAGAAAAATATATGCATTCACACTCGAGCCACGACATATAAATGACTTTCAGGAGCTAAACACATACCTGCAAGTGTCTCCAGATAACATACTTCACAAGAAGTCAATCTGCAGTCTCCAGACCACTGAAGGACTTTATGCCTTAGTTGGATGGACCTTCTCCGAGGTAAAGTATAACCACATggaggacatggacctgctgcagaTAACAACTCTTACAGATGAAGAGGTTGAGAAGACACTGAAAGACAAATTCAGTATAGTATTGGAGAACAAACTCGTACCTGTAAACGTTCGTGGCTTGCCACCTAATTTAGTGGATACGATCTAA
- the LOC104339200 gene encoding arylamine N-acetyltransferase, pineal gland isozyme NAT-3 — protein MDIKEYFARISYRGSYDKPDLATLTDVFQHHIRAVPFENLSIHCGESIELDLEATYNKIVTKKRGGWCMENNYLLSWVLKTLGYDVTLLGSKVYVPEYDAYADEIDHLLLKVVLDNKSYIVDGGFGMVYQIWQPMELISGTDQPQTPGVFRFLEENGVWYLEKVKRKQWVPNQSISTSHNVEKEVCRRVFLFTLQPRDIEEFRGCNAHLQTAPDSLFVTKSMCSLQTADGVRALVGWKLTEIKYNYKDNTDLVEIRIIADEEMEKTLKEKFNITLDKKFVPINISRLSLF, from the coding sequence ATGGACATCAAGGAGTATTTTGCCAGAATTTCTTACCGGGGCTCCTATGACAAGCCAGACCTGGCTACCTTGACGGATGTATTCCAGCACCACATCCGAGCGGTCCCTTTTGAAAACCTCAGCATCCACTGTGGGGAAAGCATTGAGCTGGACCTGGAAGCGACTTACAACAAGATAGTAACGAAGAAACGTGGGGGCTGGTGCATGGAAAACAACTACCTTTTATCTTGGGTCCTGAAAACCCTCGGCTACGACGTCACCCTTCTGGGATCAAAAGTTTATGTCCCGGAGTACGACGCGTATGCAGATGAAATCGATCATCTGCTGCTAAAAGTGGTGCTTGACAACAAATCCTACATCGTGGATGGCGGGTTTGGGATGGTCTACCAGATATGGCAGCCGATGGAGCTGATTTCGGGGACAGACCAGCCACAGACTCCTGGGGTCTTCCGCTTCCTGGAGGAGAACGGGGTCTGGTACCTCGAGAAGGTGAAAAGGAAGCAGTGGGTTCCCAACCAAAGCATCTCCACTTCCCATAACGTGGAAAAAGAAGTTTGCCGCCGGGTTTTTCTCTTTACCCTTCAGCCACGAGACATCGAGGAGTTCAGAGGCTGCAATGCCCACCTGCAGACAGCGCCGGACTCGCTGTTCGTGACAAAGTCTATGTGCAGCCTGCAGACTGCCGATGGTGTCCGGGCTCTCGTGGGGTGGAAACTCACCGAGATAAAGTACAATTACAAGGATAATACAGATCTGGTGGAAATCAGAATCATTGCagatgaagaaatggagaaaacattGAAAGAGAAATTCAATATAACACTAGACAAGAAATTTGTACCCATCAATATAAGCAGGTTGTCTCTGTTTTAA